The Epinephelus moara isolate mb chromosome 21, YSFRI_EMoa_1.0, whole genome shotgun sequence DNA window AGAACCTGTAAAGAGAGAGAACATCAAATATAAAGTCATATGATTGGTCGAAGCGACACTGATTATGACAAGCTTATTGAATCAGATGATCATAATCGCCCAGTGTGACGTGTTTGGACGAGTCtcttctggagcttttgatcaaATCACATGACCTTCCTCAGCGGTCCGGATGTGTCTGTCACCATGGTGACGCTCTGCTTGTGCTCTCCAGTTTTTCTCCAACAGATAATAAATTTGCCACCTGCTCAGACGACGGCACTGTTCGGATCTGGGACTTCCTGCGCTGCCACGAGGAGAGAATCCTCCGAGGTACGTCGAGCTTAACCTGACCTGAGGTCACACTGAGGTCACACTGAGGTCACACTGAGGTCAGACTGAATTAATCAATCCTTTGTCATGTGTGatttaataaagaaaacatgacgCTGTGATCAcactaaaataaagttaaacattaaaaaataaaatataaaatactctGAAACAAAGTGTCAGACTTGTCTGATTAAATCCATGGAACATGTTCATTAATATCAAACTGCAGCTTCACAGAAATAATAagctggttttttttttacagagactcAGAGAGGACAAATGTCAGTATAATGAACTAATAATATCGAAggcatttaaattaatttccatCCTCATCTTTaagcagttaaaataaaaaagagtcTCCATGGTGAGCAGAGAatgtgacaacaacaaacttctGACACATGATGTTACCTGGAAAACTTTTCTGTTTAACAGGAAGTGAAATGTACCTCCGCTCCCCTCAGAGCCAAGCTCCACCCACTGCGTCATTTACCTTCCTCAGTCAGTGGGGCTTTGATGAGTCTGAACACAACCTTTAAAACAACACCTGCACATCAacacctctgaccaatcagtgaGCTTCAACCACAGACATGTCCCCTCTTTAGCATCAGCACTTTTTACACACAGATGGCGCCCATCTTTACGTTTGCACAGAACcaaatgatgacatcatcatgttgttcctgtgtgtgattACAGACAgcgtgatgacatcacagaatcaaaagaggcgtgacacaacagcgtcggcctctagtgtgacatataacatacgtgtcagcagctctttataaacaacaacgacattacatgtcaataacaatcatttagcgtccctgttatatggcagctgatctcgtcctctgctcggagggtaaggagctcctggacctcagggtttgagttagccgctaactgctaagagctgctgttcttcctctttcagttagccgctaactgctaacagctgctgttcttcttctttaagttagccgctaactgctaacagctgctgttcttctttgagttagcctcTGACTGCTAACATctactgttcttcttctttgagttagctgctaactgctaacagctgctgttcttcctctttgagttagccgctaactgctaacatctgctgttcttcctctttgagttagccgctaactgctaacagctgcttttttaaTCCTCCCGCGGTGGGTGGCACACAGAGCACGTCAAAACGTAACACCCGTCCTGCAGCTGTCATACAGACATCACTTCGGAGCTGTTTCCAGCTCTGCCGTCACCGTAAAGCTGAGACCACTCTGTCCCCTCATTCTCTGgtcgtaccttttatacagaacagcggGGCGACATAATGGCGTGAgattcccgccttgaacaggaAGTGTAGAGACCAGGAAAATAAGATTTTTACCGTATGATGTAATGTGATGTGTAatatcatgtgtgtgtgtgtgtgtgtgtgtgtgcgcaggtcACGGTGCTGATGTGAAGTGTGTTGACTGGCATCCCACCAAAGGTCTGGTGGTGTCCGGCAGTAAAGACAGCCAGCAGCCAATCAAATTCTGGGACCCAAAGACGGGACAGAGTCTGGCGACACTGTGagttcatcagtgtgtgtgtgtgtgtgtgtgtgtgtgtgtgtgtgtgtgtgtgtggctttaaaggaaaagttcacATAGTTTTGTAAAGGCTGAAAATGGAGACGTTGATGGTCACCACTTATTCATGTCACTGAGCGTCTCTCTTTAGCCACGCCCACAAGAACACAGTGATGGAGGTGAAGTGGAACCTGAATGGTAATTGGCTGCTGACGGCGTCACGTGACCACCTGTGTAAACTGTTTGACATCAGAAACTTGAAGGAGGAGCTGCAGGTGTTCAGAGGACACAAGAAGGAGGCGACAGGTGAGTCAGAACTCAGCTCACACCTGCACTCATCCACACGCACtggcacacacactgtcacacatacacacacacacacacacacacacacacacNcacacacacacacactgtcacacacacacacacacacacacactgtcacacacacacacacactctgactctGTCTCCTGCTGTGTGTCTCCAGCTGTGGCGTGGCATCCCGTCCACGAGGGTCTGTTTGCCAGCGGCGGCTCTGACGGCTCTCTGCTCTTCTGGCACACGGGGTAATGATGACAGTCAGTGTAACATTAAGGGGCTGAGTGGACGCCACCCGTCACCAGCCTGCAGGGGGGGCTGTTGTGTGCTGGTTTGACTGGTGTTCTGTGTCCAGGGTGGAGAAGGAGGTTGGAGGGATGGAGATGGCTCATGAGGGGATGATCTGGAGTCTGGCGTGGCACCCGCTGGGTCACATTCTGTGCTCGGGCTCCAACGACCACACCAGGTACATGTAGTGACAGGATGGAGACGCCCACCTGCAGCTGAGCGGCTCTGTTCTTTAAACGTTCCCTCTGTGTTGTTGGAATGTTTCAGTAAGTTCTGGACGAGGAATCGACCGGGGGACAAGATGAGGGACAGATACAATCTGAACCTGCTGCCGGGGATGTCAGAGGACGGCATGGAGTACGGTGAGCCGCAGGAGGACAAATGACACACTGAGCTTTGAGTTTAGGTTTCAATCAGCTGCtgatctgtctgtctctgtgtgtctctgtctctgtgtctcagaTGACGTGGACTTGAACAGCGTGGCCTCCATCCCTGGTATGGGCATccctgagcagctgaaggcaGCCATGGAGCAGGAGCAGAACAGTAAGTGTCATCCTGGAACATCCTGGAACATCCTGGAACTCAGACAGGAACTGTCTGCGTGTTTCAAGACTGCTGTGAACAATATAATAACTCTTGTCTCCAGGTAAGGAGGCGGCTCCTGAGGTGGAGATGTCCATCCCAGGTCTGGACTGGGGCATGGACGAGGTCATGGGGAAAGACACCAAGAAGGTCCCGCAGAAGAAAGTCCCGTACGCCAAACCGATCCCAGCGCAGTTCCAACAGGTAAACAGCTGACGCCGAGCACTCACCTGGCGTCTGTCAGGAAGCTGCAGTAAAAAGTCTTGCTGAAGCGATAAAGATGGCGTCGCTGTACAAACGCCATGAACCATGTTAGTGTCAGACGTTGACTGTGAGCTCCGCCTCCTCTCCACAGGCCTGGGCGGAGAATAAAGTACCCATGATGCCTCCTGGTGGAGATCTGTCCAAAGACCGGAAGGTGGAGCAGAAAGTAGACGGGAAGAAGAAGACTCAGGCGGAAATCGAACAGGAAATGGCGGCGTTACAGTACACCAACCCCCTGCTGCTGGAGGTGAGCCCTCATTACTGAAGTCAGCTTCAGGTTGGTTCAGGACCAATGACACTCGTGTccagtgtgatgtcatcataaaCTTGTCTTTGGTTCTTGCTGCAGCAAATGAAGATGGACCGGATGAACATGAGCACGGACGGGAACATGGGGCCCCCACAGGGACAGGGCCCTTTGCCCCCCTTCCCTGGCCCTGGAGGTCCAGGGGCCTCGATGCCTCCTGGTCAACAGGGCTTTCCTCCAAACATGCCTCCTCAGCAGATGCCCAACAACATGGGGCCTCCCATGGGCCCCGGAGGCATGCAGCCTTCTTTCATGCCCCCTGGGCAGATGGGGCCGCCCTCTGGACCCCAGCCTCACCAGGGGCCCCCTCAGGGCATGATGGGACCACCAGACATGCAGGGACCCCAAGGTATGCAGAGACACCCCGGCCCGCCCAGAAATGTGGGCCCCCAAGGACCTCACAGTATGGGACCCAGAGGGATGCAGGGGCCCCCTGGTGGGATGATGGGGCCCCCTCCACGAGGAATGGGTCCAAGGGACCCTCAGGGGCCTCCTCCCCAAGGTGGCATGATGCCACCTCAGGGGATGGGCCCGCAGGGTGGGATGATGGGGCCCCCACCAAGGACACACGGCAACATGCCAAACAACTATGGAATGGGCAACATGCAGGGGCCCCCGGGAGGGTTGCATGGGCCTCCAGGAAATATGCAGGGGCCCCCAGGTAACATGCAAGGACCTCATGGGAACATGCAGGGGCCGCCTGGTAGCATGCAAGGACCCCATGGAAACATGCAGGGGCCCCCAGGAAACATGCAAGGACCTCATGGGAACATGCAGGGGCCGCCTGGTAGCATGCAAGGACCCCATGGTAACATGCAGGGCCCCCCAGGAAACATGCAGGGGCCTTCATACATGCAGCACCAGGTGAGCTGATGTTCTGAGTGTCTGGTTCAGTTTTAACGCAGCTGTGTGAAGGAGGTCTATAAACCTGATCTGGTCTTTGCAGGGTCAGAACTCGGGGCCCATGATGCATGGGATGGGGCAGCAGGGGCCCAACAACAAAGGTAAGACTTGAATCCTGAGTCCTGAGCAGAGGTTTGGATCCGTGTCTGTTGGGGTTGAGATGATGTGGTGTTCCTCAGGGTTCCACTGTGGGCCCAGTGTTTATCTGCTCTGTATGTTCCTCCTCCGTCCTTATcccttcattctctgctcagaacgtcctctctcctcctccgtcccTCATCtgtccctcatcccttcattctctgctcagaacGCCCTCTCGTCTCCTCcgtccctcatcccttcattctctgctcagaacgtcctctctcctcctccgtcccTCATCtgtccctcatcccttcattctctgctcagaacaccctctctcctcctccgtccctcatcccttcattctctgctcagaacaccctctctcctcctccgtccctcatcccttcattctctgctcagaacgccctctctcctcctccgtccctcatcccttcattctctgctcagaacgtcctctctcctcctccgtcctCTTCAGAGCAACTGTGGTTCGTTTAACGTCCTACAAATCGTCTTTACAGACGATGAGTTGAAATGTTCTCTGGCTTCAGTCTGAAGTTAGAGCTGTGTCCTGATAACCACTGTTGATTCCTTTCAGACCCTCGGGGGCCGCCGCCCAACCACCACATGGGCCCTCCTGACCGGCAGGGTCCTGGAGGACTGGATCAGGGCTCAGGTCCTTACTGGGGGGACAACCAGCAGGGTCGACGTGGACAGCAGGACTTTGACGGAGGCCAGGACTTccacagcagaggagaggagggctgGAGGCCAGGACCTGGACCAGGATaccagggaggaggaggaggaggaggaggaggaggaggaggaggaggaggacacaggGGGGGAGGAcaccgaggaggaggaggaggagggaacgGAGGGAACTGGGGCCCTGATGAGAGGTTCACCGGAGGAGAGTTCAGAGGACGGAGAGACGACAGGTGAGACACTCTCTGCTGATATACTGAAACCTGCTGACCCTCAGAGATCTGAACTGGTCTGGACTGGACTGAACTGGACTGAACTGGATTCACTTGGTGTTTCAGGTTCAGAGGAGGAGGCCCCGGCCGGCCCGGAGGTCGAGGTTACCCTGAAGAGTATGGAGGCCAGGAGGAGGGCTTCGATGGCCCAGAGGAGATGGGCCGAGGCTGGGACAACGGAGGCAGAGGGAGGCCGCCTCGAGGAGGAGGTCCAcccagaggaggaggtgagagctcctgtcctctgtgtgtccccTGAGTGTCCTCTGAGTGTCCCGAGTGTCCTCTGACTGTCCCCTGAGTGTCTTCTGACTGTCCCGAGTGTCCCGAGTGTCCTCTGACTGTCCCCTGAGTGTCCCCTGAGTGTCCTCtgtttttaatatataatatataattttatacataaacatatatatacatatatatgtatatactctgtttcactctcactctgtctcactgtctcactctgtttctccgtttcactctgtctcactctttcactgtctcactttctgtctcactctgtcttactctgtttcactgtctcactctgtctcaccgtttcactgtctcactctgtttcactgtctcactctctgtctcactctgtcagtctcactctgtcttactctgtttcactgtctcactctgtgtcactgtcccactgtctcactctgtctcattgtctcaCTCTCTGTTTCACTGTCTCACTCTGTGTCACTGTCCCACTGTCTCacactgtctcactctctgtctcactctgtttcaccgtctctctgtctcactctttcactgtctcactctctgtttcactgtctcactctctgtctcactctgtttcaccgtctctctgtctcagtctttcactgtctcactctgtctcactgtctcactctctgtctcactgtctcactctctgtctcactgtttcaccgtctctctgtctcactctttcaCTGTCTCACTCTCACTATCCCACTGTCTCActttctgtctcactgtctcactctctgtttctctgtttcactgtctcactctctcactgtgtcactgtcccactgtctcactctgtctcattgtctcactctgtttcactgtctcactctctgtctcactctctgtctcaccgtctctgtctcactctttcactgtctcactctgtttcactgtctctctgtttcaccgtctctctgtctcactctttcactgtctcactctgtttcacCGCCTCACTCTTtcactgtctcactctctgtctctctctcactatcccactgtctcactctgtttcactgtttcactctctgtttcactgtctcactctgtcactgtcccactgtctcactctgtctcattgtctcactctgtttcactgtctcactctgtctcaccgtctctctgtctcactctttcactgtctcactctgtttcactgtctcactctctgtctcagttTCACCGTCTCTATGTCTCACTCTTTCAttgtctcactctctcactaTCCCACTGTCTCAGTCTgtttcactgtctctctctgtttcactctctgtctcactctctcactgTGTCACTGTCCCACTGTCTCAttgtctcactctgtttcactgtctcactctgtctcactctctcactgtttcactgtctctctctgtctcactctgtctcaccatctcactctctgtctcaccgtctctgtctcactctttcactgtctcactctgtttcactgtctcactctctgtctcactctgtttcactgtctcactctctgtctcactctctcactgtcccactctgtctcattgtctcactgtttcactgtctcactctgtttcactgtctctctgtctcactctgtcactgtcccactctcactctctgtttcaCTCTCACTCTGTTTCACTCTCACTCTGTTTCAGTCTCACTatgtctcactctctcactgtttcactgtcactctgtctcactctctgtctcactctctcactgtttcactgtctcactctctgtctcactctgtctcaccgtctctgtctcactctttcactctcactctgtttcactgtctctctgtttcaccatctctctctgtctcactctctcactgtctcaccatctcactctctgtctcaccgtctctgtctcactctttcactgtctcactatgtctcactctctcactgtttcactctgtctcactctctcactgtttcactgtctcactctgtctcactgtctcactctctgtttaactgtctcactctctgttCCTCATCTCGTTGCCGCACGTCAACAGTAAAGTCTGTTCTGCTCCTATCCGTAGGTCACGATGGTTATCGGGACGGACAGCAGATGCATGATGGGTCGTCTCCGGCGGGGCGTGAgcgctcctcctctctgcagggGATGGACATGGCGTCTCTGCCCCCGCGGAAGCGTCCGTGGCAGGACGGACCGGGAGCCGGAGACCTCCGAGAGCGAGAGTCCCCCGGAGCTGACGGAGGTGAGAACACAGTGAACTAACGTCACTAACAACTACGGCGCCACCAACaggacaaaacacaaacactgtaatGAGTTAAAGCTACGTCTTTTTAATCTGccttttaaagcaacacaatggggGATTGCACTTTTCACCTCACGGGCTCCCCCTACAGACGAAAAAcggtattgtctgttacaactgtcGCAAAAATCTTTATGCgtgtgcatttgttgacaagccaatGATGCcggtgaacttcctgaagctggccgtgtaatgcgccatcatcatgtcttcaGCACAGGTAAAGCAGCCTTATAGTATTCTGTACATACATGATGAGGCCGACACACAAAtgagttgctctctgcatgtcagggctgaccacctcctcacagcacacacacacaca harbors:
- the LOC126409123 gene encoding pre-mRNA 3' end processing protein WDR33-like, producing KQHWTAECLPVGLLTRCPHLLCPLQAHDSPVRAMTWSHNDMWMLTADHGGYVKYWQSNMNNVKMFQAHKEAIREASFSPTDNKFATCSDDGTVRIWDFLRCHEERILRGHGADVKCVDWHPTKGLVVSGSKDSQQPIKFWDPKTGQSLATLHAHKNTVMEVKWNLNGNWLLTASRDHLCKLFDIRNLKEELQVFRGHKKEATAVAWHPVHEGLFASGGSDGSLLFWHTGVEKEVGGMEMAHEGMIWSLAWHPLGHILCSGSNDHTSKFWTRNRPGDKMRDRYNLNLLPGMSEDGMEYDDVDLNSVASIPGMGIPEQLKAAMEQEQNSKEAAPEVEMSIPGLDWGMDEVMGKDTKKVPQKKVPYAKPIPAQFQQAWAENKVPMMPPGGDLSKDRKVEQKVDGKKKTQAEIEQEMAALQYTNPLLLEQMKMDRMNMSTDGNMGPPQGQGPLPPFPGPGGPGASMPPGQQGFPPNMPPQQMPNNMGPPMGPGGMQPSFMPPGQMGPPSGPQPHQGPPQGMMGPPDMQGPQGMQRHPGPPRNVGPQGPHSMGPRGMQGPPGGMMGPPPRGMGPRDPQGPPPQGGMMPPQGMGPQGGMMGPPPRTHGNMPNNYGMGNMQGPPGGLHGPPGNMQGPPGNMQGPHGNMQGPPGSMQGPHGNMQGPPGNMQGPHGNMQGPPGSMQGPHGNMQGPPGNMQGPSYMQHQGQNSGPMMHGMGQQGPNNKDPRGPPPNHHMGPPDRQGPGGLDQGSGPYWGDNQQGRRGQQDFDGGQDFHSRGEEGWRPGPGPGYQGGGGGGGGGGGGGGGHRGGGHRGGGGGGNGGNWGPDERFTGGEFRGRRDDRFRGGGPGRPGGRGYPEEYGGQEEGFDGPEEMGRGWDNGGRGRPPRGGGPPRGGGHDGYRDGQQMHDGSSPAGRERSSSLQGMDMASLPPRKRPWQDGPGAGDLRERESPGADGGRPPQRDDGGYGPSGRGGRGGWGPGGGPGPGPGPGPGPRRGGPAPRGPPRGGVRGR